TGGGCTCTATACACTTGGGAACGAACGATCCGAGTGAGCTGCCGCCGCGAGAGACTCATTCACACATCAAGGCACGCCGGTCATCACCACTTCGGTTAATGAGATCTCATTTCCCACTGCTCCGCGCAAGCGTGTACGACAGGATCTTATACACCAGCTTCGCCGACAGAAAGTCCGGCGCCACGAATCCGGGAATGGGGGCGAGTTCGACCACATCAAAAACGGGAACGCGAGCGGCTTCGCGGGTAATCACCCGGCAGATACCGAGCATCCGCTGCCAGAGAATCCCGCCGGGCTCGGGGGTGCCGACCGCCGGCTTGATTACTCCTCAGATTCTTGCTCCAGTTGCCGCTTGAGGGTCTCGTGCGGAATCGACTGGCCCCGCTCAAACCGCTGCCGTGCCGTGGTTCCTCTGGCGACCTGTTCGGGATGATGTGCCCACATTTCGTCGTCGAGATCCGTTTCGTCCGCAGGCTCGATCCGGGCGATCACGCGGCCTCCCTCCCGAAGAATCGCCCCTTCAGGCGACCGAACGGAATCACGGACCTGTTCAGCGGTCAAACCTTCTTCGCCAAGATCAATCACTCGAATCATGTGCGGCCTCGTCAAGCGTCATTCTTCCCTTGAACCTGACAGCCACCACCAGCACGATCTGCCGGTCTTCGTAGACGTCATAGAACACACGGTAGTCACCAACACGCAGGCGATACCCCGCGAGCACCGGCGGTTCCAACTTCTTGATCGCTTGTCGGCTGACGCGACTCGGCTCATCTCGCAAATGGCGCTCGATGGCGCCGAGAATAGCCACTTGGTCCACCCGCCGCAGTGCTCGCAGGTCATCCACGGCCGTCCGGTCATAGTGTATCTCGAACCGAGCCATTCTGCCATGCCCTATTGATCCCGTCCTGACGAGACCGTGTACGAGAGGATCTTATACACCAGCTTCGCCGACAGAAAGTCCGGGGCGATGAATCCGGGAATGGGGGCGAGTTCGACCACATCAAAAACGGGAACGCGAGCGGCTTCGCGGGTAATCACCCGGCAGATTTCGAGCATCCGCTGCCAGAGAATCCCGCCGGGCTCGGGGGTGCCGACCGCCGGCATGATCGACGGATCGAGGCCGTCCAGGTCAATGGTCAAGAAAACCTGTTGCCCGCGGACAAACGCGGCCAGGTCTTTGAGGAACGCTCCGTCGGGGGCGATCGACTCCTCGGCAAAGACCGTGTGTACCCGGTCGCAGGAGCGGCGGAACGGCTCTTCGCCGGCCGAGATGTTGCGGATGCCGATCTGGAAGACCGGGCAGACGTCCAGAATCCGCCGGGCGGCACAGGCGTGACTGAACGGCGAACCCTCGTACTCATCTCGCAGATCGGCATGGGCATCCACTTGAACACAGACGAGATTGTCCTTGCCGATCGTCCGGGCAATGCCTCGGACCACGCCAGGCGAAATTGTGTGCTCGCCGCCGAGCAGGACCAGCACCTCCGGTCGTGGCTTGCCCGAAAGGATCACCGCGACAGCTTCCTCAATCGCCTTGACCATCAGGTCGGGCGAGCGGTGAACCAAAGCGAGCGGGTTCATCGTGTGAACGCCATACTCCATCGCCGGCTCCTTGCCGAACTCACAATCAAAAAGCTCGACCTGCCGCGAGGCGGCGATGATCGCGGCCGGGCCGTTGCGAGTGCCCGCACCGTAAGAGGTCGTGGACTCGTACGGGACAGGCAGCAACCACGCTCTGGCCCGCTGCGGCGACGACAGCTCTTCCGGAAGCCCCAGAAAATTCCACGGCGTTTGAAACAAGCCTTCTTGGCTCATGAATCGCTCCTTTGCGCGTGAACGTCACTCGTCCGCCACCAGGCCGCACGCGGCACGGCCCGAAAAATAACCCCTGCTCGCGGGCGATTCAAGGAATGCCGACGGCCGCAGGTCTTCGCGGGCTCGTGACAGAAGCGGCGACACTCCTGGCGGCTGACCCGGTTGTTGCGAACGCAAGCCGAAAGCAGACCGCTTCAGCGGTCTCTCCCGAAAAGCAAATAGGCCGGCCGTTTTAAGACTGGTTCACCGTCGGCCAATCCTTCCTTTTCCGTGTTGCCCCATCAAGCCCGTTTTAACGGGCCTGTCCTTGTCAGGTAAGCTCATTGAAACGGGCTGAGACCATAGAATGGAAGAAGAACCGCAGGCGACCACCAACCGGCTGTATCACGGCCGGCCTATCAGCCCGCCTTTGGCAAGAAAACCCCCTGAAGGGGGCTTCCGGCCCTCACCAAGTCCCGGGGACGAAACAGGCTGGAAACCTGCCGCTCCTGGCTGCAAAACATGCCAGGTCCCCGTCGCCGTGGCGACCTCGACGCTGCCGTACTGACCGGATCCCGCAGTTTTCGCGCACATTCTCAAGAAAGGTTGACGAAAGCGGTACGGGCCTTACGCTGTTGGCACGTCGTCCGCGAGCCAAGCGATCCGACACCGAGGATAGTCCAGTCGGCCCCCTGCCGACGGCACCACAATAGGACTTTGCGAGGGCATCTTGATGTCTCACACCCCGCCGGAACTTGCCACACTCTATCGCGACAACCTGCTTGATGATGTCATCCCTTTCTGGGAACAACATTCCATCGACCGGGACAAGGGCGGTTACTTTACCTGCCTCGATCGCCGCGGAAACGTGTTCGACACCGACAAGTTCGTCTGGCTGCAGGCCCGGCAGGTGTGGACCTTCTCAATGCTTTACCGCAAAGTCGAACAACGGCCGACATGGCTGGAGATCGCTCGTCACGGCGCTGAGTTCCTCAAGCGGCACGGGACCGACGACGAGGGTAACTGGTACTTCTCCCTGACCCGTGAGGGCAAGCCGCTCGTGCAACCCTACAACTGGTTCACCGACTGCTTCGCGGCCATGGGCTTTGCCCAATACGCCCTGGCCTCGGGTGATTCGCAGGCCGCCGATATCGCCGTGAAGACCTTTCACAACGTGCTGCGGCGCAGAGACAATCCAAAAGGCAAATACACCAAGCAGGTCCCCGGCACGCGACCGCTGAAATCTCAGGCCTTCCCGATGATCCTGATCAACGTGGCCTTGGAAGTCGAAGGCGTCGTGCCCGACGACGAGATTCGCCGCACAGTCGAAGACTCCATTCGCGAGGTCATGACCCTCTTCTATGACAACGAGCGGCGGATCACCTGGGACAACGTCGCCCCGGACGGCTCGCATCCCGACTGCTTCGAGGGCCGGATCATCCTGCCCGGCCACGGCATCGAGACCATGTGGTTCATGATCGAAGCGGTTCGGCGCTTTGGCGGCGATCGGGCCATCATCGACAAGTGCGTCGATGCCATCGTCAACCTCATCGAGTTCGGCTGGGACGATCGATATGAGGGGATTCTCTACTACCGTGACATCAAGGACCGGCCTCCCGTCCAGCTCGAGTGGGACCAGAAGCTCTGGTGGGTACACATCGAGACGCTTGTCGCCCTGGCTATTGCCTGGTCTGTCACCGGGCGCAGCGATTGCCGACGGTGGTACGAGCGGATCCACGACTACACCTGGAAGCGATTCCCCGATCCGCAGTACGGCGAGTGGTTCGGCTACCTGAACCGCCGCGGCGAGCCGCTGCTCGATCTCAAGGGCGGAAAGTGGAAAGGGTGCTACCACATCCCGCGCGGGCTCTACATGTGCTGGCGCGAGTTCGAGGCCATGACAACAAAGGCGTGAGCGACAACCGGCATGCTTGCTGAAAGCGCTTTTCAGACGCTCGACTACCTGGTGCTGGCCGCCTACATGGCCAGCCTCGTCGTCGTGGGTTTCTATTTCCGAAAACGCGCCCAGAAGGACCTCGAAAGCTACTTCCTGGCGGACCGCAAGATGCCCGGATGGCTGGCGGGCTTCTCCTACGCCGCCACGTGTATGAACACCGACGCCATCACCGCCTATTGCGGCATGACCGTGATCTCGGGCATCTGCATCTGCTGGTGGTACATCAGCAGGTTCGGGCTGGCTCTGATGATCGGGGCCATTCTCTTCGCGGTGTTCTGGCGCCGACTTCATATCTTCACCTCCCCTGAGTTCTACGAGTTCCGATTTACCGGCGCACCGGCCCTTACCATGCGGTCGTGGGTTTCCATCCGCAGCGCATTCATTGCCGTGGTCGCATGGACCGGTTCCGGCCTGCTGGGAATTCACAAGGTGCTCAACCCGATGCTGGGCTGGGAGAAGTGGGAAACCTACCTCCTGGTCATCCCCGTGCTGCTGCTCTACGTGCTGTTGTCCGGCTACGTGGGTGTGGTCGTGACCGACTTTATCCAGACCTGGGTGATGATCGCCGCCGCGTTCATCCTCATGGGCGCGGTCTGGGGCGATTTCGGCGGACCGTCGGGCCTCTATCACTCGCTGGTGAGCCAGTTCGGCACATCAGTGGTGACCTGGCACCCCCCTTCCAGCCACGAGTACCTCGGCGTCATCGGCATCCTCGCCTGGACGGTGGGCACGGCCGTGGGCTACGGCGGTGACGTCGCCCCGATGGCCGGGGCCATGGAAGGACAGCGCCTTCTGTCATGCAAAAACGCCCGCGAAGCGTCCAAAATGTACATCTGGACCGAGGTGGTGCTGTTCTTCCTCCTGGCGGTGACCACGATGCCCGCGCTTGGAGCAATGTGCAAGTGGCCAGGCCTCCATGACGGCCGGATCAACAAAGAACTCGCATACGGCATGCTCCTCAAGGAGTATCTCCCGGCCGGGCTCCTGGGTCTGGCGGTCAGCGGCCTGGCGGCGGCCATTATGTCGACCGTCAGCTCCAACCTGAACTTCGGCGCACAGGTTATTCTCAACGACGTGTACAAGAGATCATTCGTTCGTGACGCCTCCATGAGCCACTATATGAACGTTGGTCGCATCGTCATGCTCGCGATCATGGGCCTCGCCGTTCTTGTGGCCACCGCAGCCGAGAACGTCATCGACGTTTCCGTGTTCATGCTCGGCTTGTCCTCGGCGGAGATCACAGCCAACTGGGGGCAGTGGTGGTGGTGGCGATTCAACGGCAAGGCAAGGCTCGCGGCCTCGTTCGGCGGCCCCGTAATCTTCCTGGTCAACAAGTATCTGGTTTTCGGAATGCTGTTGAGAACCAGGGACGACGTGGGTTATCCGGTCGTCCTGTCCTCAATCGCCATGACCTTCGTCTTGTGGGTCCTGGTCGCCCTGCTGACCCAACCGGACCCGGAAGAAAGGCTGATCGAGTTCTACAAGAGAGCACGGCCGTTGGGCTGGTGGGGTCCGATCGCGGCCAAGGCCGGCATTCAGCCGCGGTCGGCCTTGTACATCCCTACCGGCCTGATCATCGCGGCCTTCGGGGCGATCATGGTTGCGGCCGGAACGATCGCGTTCAGCTCCGCCTACCTGGCTGACTGGCCGAGCGTCGCTGTGTTCGCAGGAATATGCCTTGGCGCTGGCATCATCTTCAAACTGGTCCACAAACGATTCATGCGGCTGTTGCACGCCGATCAGGAGACAGACGAGCAATAGCCCCGCCGGAGAGTTCCGCTCTCCCACGGACCCGGCAGCGAAAGAAAAAGACCCCGGCTGTTTCATGTCTGCACTGCCGGCGGACTTCGCAGAAGCGTGAACCAACGAAACCGCCACCCGCGATAATCCGCCTGAACATCAAGACGACGCGATGATCCATTCACTTGATGCCCAAGGACAAGCAGGCGACGGCAGAGTCTCTATCGCTCACTTCCGACCATGCGCGAGCGCATGTGCGATACCCATAGCCCGAAACCACCCGATCAATTGTGAAAGAGTTCACAAAGAACACCAGAACCGGCCTGCGGCACGACACAAACGCTGTTCATGAGCGTAAACATGCCATTCCGCTGGTCAACCCATCAGACCCTACCTAGCTTTACTGGTAGACCGGTGAGAGGCAAACAATCGTTTCTCCACCGAAGATGAAGAAAAAGCAGATTAAGGAGCACAGCAATGAAAACGCAGAACAGGGTCACATTGGTTTGGGTCGCCATCGTCAGCCTGGTCGTCTCCCAAACGGCCATGGCACAGGGCGTGGGCAACCTGAGTTCATTGCCCACTCAGTTCGAGACCTCGATCCCGCCCTCTTCCGGCTGGGTCGTGGTGGAGCCGACCGGGCTGCCCGTTCCCGTTTCCCTCGACCCTAAGGGACCCGTGTGGCGAAAGAATTTCACCGGCCCCAACGGCGGTCCGTTCGTATATCCCGCACTCAGCCCCCCGCTGACCGTATCCGAGCATCTCGTGGTGGCAGGCAATCTTCCGTGGACCGATTGGCACGAGGACGTGCTGGATCCCAATTGGACCTGGGCTAATCCCGTCCTTCTGGTGAACGGTCTCCCGGCGCCGGGACTCACTGTCTCCGGGGTTGGTACAAGCAGCCTCTCCTTCTTCTTCAACCCGGTCGCGCCGGGTTCATTCATCGACATCAGCAAGGAGCTTGTCTACAACGGAGTGCCCGGAACAGCCTTCACCGGCACGCTGCCGATCATTCAATACCCCACGCCGGAGCCTGCCACACTGGGACTGGTCGCCTTGGGCAGCCTTCTTCTTGTGCGTCGCCGCCGAATGACCTAGCCACCTTTTCGGCAGCTCAATTGCACGCCGTCGGGCCGGGCCGCTCTCAGAACCATCGGGGCGGACATCTATGCGGCTTGCGCGCATGTTTCTGGCTCGCAGTGCGTTTGGCTCACGGCCCACAAAAAGGCGGTCCGCCTTAGGGGCGTCGGTAGACAAGCACACGGTCAACGGGAGCCACTGAATTCGTGAAAGCCGCCAAGTGAATAGGACATTCAGACCAACCGTAGTAATCGAGGAGTGCCCCTGGGGTGTACCCGGGGCAGGAGATTCAAAGGATCCAAGCCATAATGAACGGAGAAACACAAACATGAAAACGAACACGAACCGGATTCTCGCCGGTGCCGGCCTGGTTCTGGCCTTCGCCGTCCCCAGCGCTTGGGCTGCCAATTATACAATTGACTGGCTCAACATGGCGCCGACGCCGCTCGGCTCGAGCGTGCCGAACAACTCCGTGTTCAACTTGCCGGGCGTCGGAAACGTCACGATCACGTATTCGCTTCCTTCCTCGCTCTTGAATACTCGCAATCAGAACCCCCTGTTTCAGAACGGAACCGTGACCAGCGGCCCTGCTACCTACTCATGGACCGCCCACGAGCTGCTCGGCGTAACCAGCTACGCGCCCAATCCTCCGTTTGTGGTCGCCCCATGGGCGGTCACCTACACGTTCCCAGGTACGGTCCCGGCCGGCACCCTCTATGTCGGCGTCGCAGGACTTGGTCGGACCAACAGTTTCGGCGGCGGGATGTCCACGGCAACCGTCAATCAGAATGGCGCGTATCTGGGTGATTGGACGGGCGGCGGGAACTACGGCGCCACGCAATTCATCGGCGGCCCCGGTACGTTCACGATGCAAAACTCGATCACAGGCCTGGGCGGCGCCGATCCGTGGTGGAACTCGGCGCTCGGCGTCGTGCAAATCCTCGACCCAGTCAGCTCGCTGACTGTGATCGTCAACCAGATCCCTGGTGACGGTCTGGGCGTGAACATCGGACACGCCGTCCCGGAGCCTGCGACACTGGGCCTAATTGCGCTGGGCAGCCTGCCTGTTGCGCTTCGGCGCAAACGATTTGTGTCTTGACACCCCCCGCCATCGCGGTCGGAGGCGCTATGGCGACAGACTGAGGTTGGAACAAAAAGACAGCGAGCACCCCTACCCACCCGAACCGTCGGGCCTCACGATCCTGTGCCTCGGATGGGCGGGCGGGTGCTCACAAAAGCTCCGCTATCACGTGATGGCGAGCCGAAAAGATCCTTGCCAGAGCAGGGCACAAAGCCCTCTTGAGGAGAAGATAACATGAAGATCGACGAGAAGAACGTGCACGCATTTTCGATTGCCGCCCTGATCATCGCTGTTGGTTCGCAGATGTCCCTCGCGCAGGGCGTGGGCAATCTCGGATCGTTACCGACTTTGTTTCTCTCACCCGCGCCGATCACCGGGTGGAGCGTCGATAGCGGCAATGCCACAAGCCCCTGGTTGCCCGTCCAGATCGATCCGAACGGCCCGCAATGGGGCAAGACGTTCACCGGCCTCAACGGTCAGCCTATAGTTGCGGTGCCCGGCCAGACGTTCACCCTGCAGGAACTGCTCGTCGTCGCCCCGACGCAGAGCTGGGAGGACTGGCACGAGCACATCCTGACACCCGGCTGGGAATGGGTACAGCCGACCGTCTTTCTCGCAAACTTCGCTCCGCCGCCGGGCCTCAACACAGTTGTGACCCCGGCGACGCCGACCAGCGGCGGGAAGATCGACTTCACCTTCAACCCGCTCGTTCCCGGTACGCTCATCGACATTCGCAAGACGCTGAAGTACGACGACCCGACGGGCGCGGTCTTCACCGGGAAAATTGAAATCGCCCAGTTTCCAACGCCAGAGCCCGCTACGTTAGGGCTGTTGATGCTGGGCGGTCTGCTCGCTCTGCGCCGGCGCAGGCATGCTGCTTGATCGCTGCAAAGGATCAACTCCGCGGTTCCTGAATCAAGAAGGTCGGCGGTCAAGACCGGAAATGACGCCGCCTTCTTGGTTCTAAACAGCCGTCATAATAACCGTTCCAGCCCGCCAGAGACGTCCGAGAAAACCTCCTGCGCGGCATCGGAGCCCGGCCGGCCCGCATCCCCATGGTTCCACAACCCCATCGCCAAAGGCAAAGCGAGCCCTTGAATTCTGCCAACGGCCAGGATAGACTCTTGGATCGTAGCCAACCTGCTTGGCCCGGCAGCCGGTCGCTCCGGCCCGGAACGGCAGCAAGAGGTGATGCCATGATCGAGTACACCGTGAGGGTGATTCTCGAACTCAGGCCCGCCTGATCGACCGCCCATGACCGCGGCCGACTCAGGCCGCCGGTCGGGATTCCCCCTTTTGACAGAAAACAAACGGGGCCCTGAATAAGGGTCAATGATAGCGTGGTGAAATGCCCGTCCGACAAAAGGCTTGTCACCAGACCAGGGTGGATGGCCACCTTCGCGATGGTGGAGACGGCAACACAGAGAGTTCAGTAGCGACGCACCGGAAAGCAACACAAGATGTATCGATTGGCACGACTAAGGAATATCGGAATCTCCGCTCACATCGACTCGGGTAAGACAACCCTGAGCGAGCGCATCCTCTATTACTGCGGACGCATCCATCGGATGGGCGACGTCAAGGACGGCGGCGATGGGGCTACCATGGACCACATGGAGCTGGAAAAGGAACGCGGCATCACCATCACCTCGGCGGCCACAACCGTCCAGTGGGACGATAAGATCATCAACCTGATCGACACCCCAGGGCACGTCGACTTCACCATCGAGGTCGAGCGGTCGCTCCGCGTGCTGGATGGCGCCATTTTGGTGCTGTGTGCCGTGGGCGGCGTCCAGTCGCAGTCACTGACGGTCGACCGCCAGATGAAACGCTACAACGTTCCGCGTATCGCCTTCATCAACAAGTGCGATCGCGTCGGGGCAGACCCCGCCCGGGTAATCAATGAGATCGAAGAGAAGCTCGGGGTGGAAGCGGTGCCCCTGCAGATCCCCGTCGGCCTGGAAGGCAACCACGTGGGCGTCGTTGATCTGATTACCATGAAGGCCGTCTACTTTGACGGGGAGAATGGTGAAAAGGTCCGTCTCGACGCGATTCCCGGTGAACTGGTCGACGCCGCGAATCGGACCCGTCACGGCATGCTCGATACCCTCTCCCTCTACAGCGACGAGATCATGGAACTTATGCTCGAAGACAAGCCGATCAGCGAGGAACTCCTCCACCGAGTCATCCGCGAGCGAACCATCGCCAGGGAAATCACGCCGGTCCTGCTCGGCTCGGCGTTCAGAAACAAAGGCGTGCAACCTCTGCTCAACGCCGTTTGCCGCTATCTGCCCAGTCCGCTGGACCGGATCACCTATGCCAAGGACAACGAGAACGAAGGGGCGGAGGTGGCGCTCACGGCCGATCCCGACGCCGCTCCCGTCGGCATGGCATTCAAGATCGTCGACGAGCCTTTCGGCCAGCTCACCTATACTCGCGTCTACCAGGGCACTATCGACAAGGGACGGACGTACCTCAACAGCCGCACGCAGCGCAAGCAACGCGTCGCCCGGATCCTACGGATGCACGCCGACCAACGCGAGGATATCGACCGGGCCCTTGCCGGCGACATCGTGGCTCTGATGGGCGTTGAGTGCAATTCAGGCGATACCATCTGCGACCTTGAACACAACTACTCGCTCGAACGCATCTACGTGGCCGAGCCCGTCATATCGCTGGCCGTCAGCGTCGCAAAAACCGCCGACCGCGACAAGCTGAGCAAGGCCCTGGGCCGATTCTGCCGCGAGGACCCGACGTTCCACGTGCGCACCGACGACAAGACCGGCGAAACGCTCATCTCGGGCATGGGCGAGCTGCACCTGGACGTCTACGTCGAACGCCTGCGCCGCGAGTACAAGCTTGAGCTTCAAGTCGGACGGCCTCAGGTCAGCTACCGCGAGGCGCCCACACAGGAAGTCTCGTTCAACTACAAGCACCGCAAACAGACCGGCGGCGCAGGCCAGTACGCCCACGTTATCGGCAAATTGATCCCCTTGCCCGACAGCGCCGAAAGGGACTACGAGTTCGAGAACGCAGTCAGTTGCGGACGCATTCCCACCGAGTTCATTCCCTCCTGTGACAAGGGTTTTCAGAGTGCCCGCGGCAAGGGACCGCTGGCCGGCTACGAAATCGTGCGGGTGAAGATCCTGCTCGAAGACGGCAGCTATCACACCGTGGACTCGTCCGACATGGCCTTTCAGATCTGTGCCCGCGACGCCTTCATTGAGGCCTTTCGGCGATCGCAACCCGCTTTGCTGGAACCGATCGCCAAAGTGGAAGTCGAAATCCCTGGCGAATTCCAGGGCTCCGTAGTCGGCGATCTGTCGAGCCGCAGAGGTATCATCACCAACGTCGAGCCGCGGCAAAACACGGTAGTCGTCAACGCCGAGGTCCCGCTGGCCGAGATGTTCGGTTATTCGACCGACGTCCGCTCGGCCACGCAGGGCAAGGGGACGTTCACGATGGAGTTCTGCTGTTACCGACAGGTACCGCGAGAAATCCAGGAGGAGATCATCCTGGCCCGAAAGAAAGCCGCCGCCGGGCAACGGTCATGAACGGATGGCCTCCCGCTTCCCCCCTCACCAAGGGGGGATTGAGCGGGGGCGAGAAGGGAGCGATCTGCGCGCCGCTGGGCCGAGTAGGCATGCTTTGCACGCCGAAGTCCGTAGGGCGAGCTCTGCACGCCAAAAGCGTCGGGTAAAGCCCGACCTGCCGAACTGGACGAAGTGATCAGTTATCAGTGAGAGGACACGACCGATCGCGAACACTGAGAACTGACGACTGAGAACTGATAACTCGAAAGAACGATTGCTTCCGTGTTACCAGCGTGAAGCATCACCGACGCCCGCGGCCAACCCGCGGGCGTCTCTTTGCGCGACACGACGTTCAACAGGTGGCGGATGCAGGTCGCCCTGCTGCTCGCCATCCTGATTCGATGGCCCCACATCCCATCTGGGACCTCCGGGGGCGAGGATTCCTATCATCATCCTACCGGACGTGGGTCGAAACGGTGGGTCGGCAGGTCGAAACGCGGACGTGGCTAATCTGTGAGAAGCGGTCAGCGGTCGGCATTCAGCGATCGGCTTTCAGCGACCGGAGAAACAGTGTTTCACCGCAGCGGACGCAGAGGAATGCGGAGACCTATCTCAGTTGTCTCCGTTTCCTCATGTTCAAATGCCTTCCTCCTGTTCTTCATCTGCGTCAATCCCATGATCTGCCGGCCGGGACTCGCTTTCTCTCTCGGCGTTTTCGATTGAAGCAGGTAGGGC
The DNA window shown above is from Phycisphaerae bacterium and carries:
- a CDS encoding type II toxin-antitoxin system RelE/ParE family toxin, which produces MARFEIHYDRTAVDDLRALRRVDQVAILGAIERHLRDEPSRVSRQAIKKLEPPVLAGYRLRVGDYRVFYDVYEDRQIVLVVAVRFKGRMTLDEAAHDSSD
- a CDS encoding AGE family epimerase/isomerase, with the protein product MSHTPPELATLYRDNLLDDVIPFWEQHSIDRDKGGYFTCLDRRGNVFDTDKFVWLQARQVWTFSMLYRKVEQRPTWLEIARHGAEFLKRHGTDDEGNWYFSLTREGKPLVQPYNWFTDCFAAMGFAQYALASGDSQAADIAVKTFHNVLRRRDNPKGKYTKQVPGTRPLKSQAFPMILINVALEVEGVVPDDEIRRTVEDSIREVMTLFYDNERRITWDNVAPDGSHPDCFEGRIILPGHGIETMWFMIEAVRRFGGDRAIIDKCVDAIVNLIEFGWDDRYEGILYYRDIKDRPPVQLEWDQKLWWVHIETLVALAIAWSVTGRSDCRRWYERIHDYTWKRFPDPQYGEWFGYLNRRGEPLLDLKGGKWKGCYHIPRGLYMCWREFEAMTTKA
- a CDS encoding PEP-CTERM sorting domain-containing protein, whose protein sequence is MKTQNRVTLVWVAIVSLVVSQTAMAQGVGNLSSLPTQFETSIPPSSGWVVVEPTGLPVPVSLDPKGPVWRKNFTGPNGGPFVYPALSPPLTVSEHLVVAGNLPWTDWHEDVLDPNWTWANPVLLVNGLPAPGLTVSGVGTSSLSFFFNPVAPGSFIDISKELVYNGVPGTAFTGTLPIIQYPTPEPATLGLVALGSLLLVRRRRMT
- a CDS encoding PEP-CTERM sorting domain-containing protein encodes the protein MKTNTNRILAGAGLVLAFAVPSAWAANYTIDWLNMAPTPLGSSVPNNSVFNLPGVGNVTITYSLPSSLLNTRNQNPLFQNGTVTSGPATYSWTAHELLGVTSYAPNPPFVVAPWAVTYTFPGTVPAGTLYVGVAGLGRTNSFGGGMSTATVNQNGAYLGDWTGGGNYGATQFIGGPGTFTMQNSITGLGGADPWWNSALGVVQILDPVSSLTVIVNQIPGDGLGVNIGHAVPEPATLGLIALGSLPVALRRKRFVS
- a CDS encoding PEP-CTERM sorting domain-containing protein (PEP-CTERM proteins occur, often in large numbers, in the proteomes of bacteria that also encode an exosortase, a predicted intramembrane cysteine proteinase. The presence of a PEP-CTERM domain at a protein's C-terminus predicts cleavage within the sorting domain, followed by covalent anchoring to some some component of the (usually Gram-negative) cell surface. Many PEP-CTERM proteins exhibit an unusual sequence composition that includes large numbers of potential glycosylation sites. Expression of one such protein has been shown restore the ability of a bacterium to form floc, a type of biofilm.) gives rise to the protein MKIDEKNVHAFSIAALIIAVGSQMSLAQGVGNLGSLPTLFLSPAPITGWSVDSGNATSPWLPVQIDPNGPQWGKTFTGLNGQPIVAVPGQTFTLQELLVVAPTQSWEDWHEHILTPGWEWVQPTVFLANFAPPPGLNTVVTPATPTSGGKIDFTFNPLVPGTLIDIRKTLKYDDPTGAVFTGKIEIAQFPTPEPATLGLLMLGGLLALRRRRHAA
- a CDS encoding arginase family protein, with the translated sequence MKPAVGTPEPGGILWQRMLGICRVITREAARVPVFDVVELAPIPGFVAPDFLSAKLVYKILSYTLARSSGK
- the fusA gene encoding elongation factor G produces the protein MYRLARLRNIGISAHIDSGKTTLSERILYYCGRIHRMGDVKDGGDGATMDHMELEKERGITITSAATTVQWDDKIINLIDTPGHVDFTIEVERSLRVLDGAILVLCAVGGVQSQSLTVDRQMKRYNVPRIAFINKCDRVGADPARVINEIEEKLGVEAVPLQIPVGLEGNHVGVVDLITMKAVYFDGENGEKVRLDAIPGELVDAANRTRHGMLDTLSLYSDEIMELMLEDKPISEELLHRVIRERTIAREITPVLLGSAFRNKGVQPLLNAVCRYLPSPLDRITYAKDNENEGAEVALTADPDAAPVGMAFKIVDEPFGQLTYTRVYQGTIDKGRTYLNSRTQRKQRVARILRMHADQREDIDRALAGDIVALMGVECNSGDTICDLEHNYSLERIYVAEPVISLAVSVAKTADRDKLSKALGRFCREDPTFHVRTDDKTGETLISGMGELHLDVYVERLRREYKLELQVGRPQVSYREAPTQEVSFNYKHRKQTGGAGQYAHVIGKLIPLPDSAERDYEFENAVSCGRIPTEFIPSCDKGFQSARGKGPLAGYEIVRVKILLEDGSYHTVDSSDMAFQICARDAFIEAFRRSQPALLEPIAKVEVEIPGEFQGSVVGDLSSRRGIITNVEPRQNTVVVNAEVPLAEMFGYSTDVRSATQGKGTFTMEFCCYRQVPREIQEEIILARKKAAAGQRS
- the speB gene encoding agmatinase, which produces MSQEGLFQTPWNFLGLPEELSSPQRARAWLLPVPYESTTSYGAGTRNGPAAIIAASRQVELFDCEFGKEPAMEYGVHTMNPLALVHRSPDLMVKAIEEAVAVILSGKPRPEVLVLLGGEHTISPGVVRGIARTIGKDNLVCVQVDAHADLRDEYEGSPFSHACAARRILDVCPVFQIGIRNISAGEEPFRRSCDRVHTVFAEESIAPDGAFLKDLAAFVRGQQVFLTIDLDGLDPSIMPAVGTPEPGGILWQRMLEICRVITREAARVPVFDVVELAPIPGFIAPDFLSAKLVYKILSYTVSSGRDQ